Proteins from one Sarcophilus harrisii chromosome 2, mSarHar1.11, whole genome shotgun sequence genomic window:
- the NAGK gene encoding N-acetyl-D-glucosamine kinase: MAGLFGGVEGGATHSKAVLLTGDGEVVAEVSGPSTNQWLIGLEQCAERINDMVTKAKEQAGISVTEPLLSLVSPGQRWARGPEGEPRPEHPRVPVTGTQTDNGAGGHGQEVVWFGVTAEKVSDMAPPQILPWTEWLQNHYPHLSDSYFISTDAAGSIATATAHGGVVLISGTGSNCRLVNPDGSEEGCGGWGHLMGDEGSAYWIAHMGVKTVFDTMDNLEVSPHSTDFVKRAMFDYFKVSDRMGLLTHLYRTFDKSNFAGFCQKIAEGACQGDALCHHIFRKAGEVLAKHILAVLPKIQSELFQEPMGLPILCVGSVWNSWELLEEGFVSTLAEGRKIQRAFSKFTLLKLTHSSALGGASLGARVIGRKLPLNYDHTADPFFEHTF; this comes from the exons ATGGCGGGGCTCTTCGGGGGCGTGGAGGG GGGGGCCACCCACTCCAAGGCCGTGCTGCTGACCGGAGACGGCGAGGTGGTGGCCGAGGTGTCCGGGCCGAGCACCAACCAGTGG CTGATTGGACTGGAGCAGTGCGCAGAAAGGATCAATGACATGGTGACCAAAGCCAAGGAGCAAGCGGGGATCAGCGTCACTGAGCCGCTCCTCAGCCTGGTAAGTCCGGGGCAGAGGTGGGCACGGGGGCCCGAGGGAGAACCTAGGCCTGAGCACCCGAGAGTCCCTGTCACCGGCACACAGACGGACAACGGGGCCGGAGGGCACGGACAGGAGGTAGTCTGGTTTGGGGTAACTGCTGAGAAAGTTTCTGACATGGCTCCGCCCCAGATACTACCG TGGACCGAGTGGCTACAGAACCACTACCCCCACCTGAGCGACAGCTACTTCATCTCCACGGACGCCGCGGGCTCCATTGCCACGGCCACGGCCCACG GTGGCGTGGTGCTCATTTCCGGCACAGGGTCCAACTGCAGACTGGTCAACCCGGACGGCTCCGAGGAAGGCTGTGGCGGCTGGGGGCACCTCATGGGCGACGAGGGCTCCG cCTACTGGATCGCCCACATGGGCGTGAAGACGGTTTTTGACACCATGGACAACCTGGAGGTATCTCCACACAGCACAGACTTCGTTAAAAGGGCCATGTTTGATTACTTCAAG GTGTCTGACCGGATGGGACTCCTCACCCACCTCTATAGAACCTTCGATAAATCCAACTTTGCTGGATTTTGCCAGAAAATTGCAGAAG GTGCTTGTCAGGGGGACGCCCTCTGCCACCATATTTTCAGGAAGGCCGGAGAAGTGCTGGCCAAACACATACTGGCGGTGCTGCCCAAGATACAGTCG GAACTGTTCCAAGAGCCAATGGGCCTCCCCATTCTGTGCGTGGGCTCCGTGTGGAACAGCTGGGAGCTGCTGGAGGAAG GGTTCGTCAGCACCCTGGCCGAGGGCCGGAAGATCCAGAGGGCCTTCTCCAAGTTCACGCTGCTGAAGCTGACGCACTCCTCTGCCCTGGGCGGGGCCAGCCTGGGGGCCCGGGTCATTGGGCGGAAGCTCCCCCTGAACTACGACCACACGGCGGATCCTTTCTTCGAGCACACCTTCTAG